The following coding sequences lie in one Amycolatopsis cihanbeyliensis genomic window:
- a CDS encoding AMP-dependent synthetase/ligase, producing the protein MSNSVPSRGTDRMAHAKEAATLPARLLEQAEERRNAPAIRQKYRGYWREWSWAEYARRVAAVAAGLRDLGVGPGGRVAIHAENRPEWVITDLAVQGLGARSIGVYPTSPEMEVEYLLGHSRSTVLIAEDEEQLDKALAVRHRLPELRHLVLMDPRGVRVDEVPGLLTFAELERRGEGAGALAAYTESVSTLDPAATAILVYTSGTTGPPKGAMVSHANLVASAQVFVEALGSGGGDSGDEVLSYLPLCHIAERLISVVDAVWAGSVVNFGEGGDSFAGDLRDVQPTVFLGVPRVWEKMLAGVQIRMADASPLKRGLYRLCLRHGRRIAARRMRGRNTLADRLTFAACELLIFRPLREKLGMVRVRTAISGAAPIAPQVLEYLWAIGITVREGYGQTENTAICTLTPVGDVRLGAVGVPLSGVELRIAGDGEILTRSAGVFQGYLDDPHATSSTIDEYGWLHTGDVGELDEDGYLRITDRKKDIIITAGGKNVSPSEIENRLKVSPYLREAVVLGDRRKYLTALIGIERDTVGDWATRRGLAYTTYADLSGKPEVRDLVQSVITEVNHDLAAVEQIKRFRLIDKELEHTEGELTATQKVKRRAIAERFAAEIEAMYP; encoded by the coding sequence ATGAGTAACTCGGTACCGAGCCGCGGCACGGACAGGATGGCGCACGCCAAGGAGGCGGCCACCCTGCCGGCGCGACTGCTGGAGCAGGCCGAGGAGCGCCGGAACGCCCCGGCCATCCGGCAGAAGTACCGCGGGTACTGGCGGGAGTGGAGCTGGGCGGAGTACGCGCGGCGGGTCGCGGCCGTGGCGGCCGGGTTGCGCGATCTCGGCGTCGGGCCAGGCGGCAGGGTGGCCATCCACGCGGAGAACCGGCCGGAGTGGGTGATCACCGACCTGGCGGTCCAGGGCCTCGGCGCGCGGAGCATCGGGGTGTACCCGACCTCGCCGGAGATGGAGGTGGAGTACCTGCTCGGGCATTCCCGCAGCACGGTGCTGATCGCCGAGGACGAGGAGCAGCTGGACAAGGCGCTCGCGGTCCGGCACCGGCTGCCCGAGCTGCGGCATCTGGTGCTGATGGACCCGCGCGGGGTGCGGGTGGACGAGGTGCCGGGGCTGCTCACCTTCGCCGAGCTGGAACGCCGCGGCGAAGGTGCGGGCGCGCTGGCGGCCTACACCGAATCAGTGTCCACACTGGACCCAGCGGCGACCGCGATCCTGGTGTACACCTCGGGAACGACCGGACCGCCGAAGGGCGCGATGGTCTCGCACGCGAACCTGGTCGCCTCGGCGCAGGTGTTCGTCGAGGCGCTGGGCTCGGGCGGCGGGGACAGCGGGGACGAGGTGCTCAGCTACCTGCCGCTGTGCCACATCGCCGAACGGCTGATCTCGGTGGTGGACGCGGTGTGGGCCGGTTCGGTGGTCAACTTCGGGGAAGGCGGCGACTCCTTCGCCGGCGACCTGCGGGATGTCCAGCCCACGGTCTTCCTCGGCGTGCCGCGGGTGTGGGAGAAGATGCTGGCCGGGGTGCAGATCCGGATGGCCGACGCCTCCCCGCTCAAGCGCGGGCTGTACCGGCTGTGCCTGCGCCACGGCAGGAGGATCGCGGCTCGGCGGATGCGCGGCCGGAACACCCTGGCCGACCGGCTCACCTTCGCGGCCTGCGAGCTGCTGATCTTCCGTCCGCTCCGGGAGAAGCTCGGCATGGTGCGGGTGCGTACCGCGATCAGCGGGGCGGCCCCGATCGCGCCGCAGGTGCTGGAGTACCTGTGGGCCATCGGCATTACGGTGCGCGAGGGCTACGGGCAGACCGAGAACACCGCGATCTGCACGCTGACGCCGGTCGGCGACGTGCGGCTGGGCGCGGTCGGCGTGCCGCTTTCCGGGGTGGAGTTGCGGATCGCCGGGGACGGCGAGATCCTCACCCGCTCGGCAGGGGTGTTCCAGGGTTACCTGGACGACCCGCACGCGACTTCGTCCACAATAGACGAATATGGTTGGCTGCACACCGGCGACGTCGGGGAGCTGGACGAGGACGGCTACCTGCGGATCACCGATCGCAAGAAGGACATCATCATCACCGCGGGCGGCAAGAACGTCTCGCCCTCGGAGATCGAGAACCGGCTCAAGGTCTCGCCGTACCTGCGCGAGGCCGTGGTACTCGGGGACCGGCGCAAGTACCTGACCGCGCTGATCGGCATCGAGCGGGACACCGTCGGCGACTGGGCCACCCGGCGCGGGTTGGCCTACACCACCTATGCCGACCTTTCCGGCAAGCCCGAGGTCCGCGACCTGGTACAGAGCGTGATCACCGAGGTCAACCACGACCTGGCCGCGGTGGAGCAGATCAAGCGGTTCCGGTTGATCGACAAGGAGCTCGAGCACACCGAGGGCGAGCTGACCGCCACGCAGAAGGTGAAGCGCAGGGCCATCGCCGAACGGTTCGCCGCGGAGATCGAGGCGATGTACCCATGA
- a CDS encoding branched-chain amino acid ABC transporter permease: MTTFLQNCFAGLALGSTYALVALGFVVIYKSTGVINFAQGGLLALGAYLGYTFAEDLAMAFALAVLLCCASAALVGAGFERLVLRRMVGRPPFAVIMITIGLLFVLEPLITAIWGFRNKQVPNPWNIRTVEAGGLVFGVRDLWTIGLTVAVVLAFFLFFRYSSLGLAMRATAFDPEAALAQGISARRVYAVSWAIAAALAALAGITMAAGPGGLSPSIGFIALAAFPAMILGGLDSPAGAVLGGLVIGLAEALTRGYQQHLAGWAGDNVSVIVPYLLMIVILLIRPYGLLGTREVRRL; this comes from the coding sequence ATGACCACCTTCCTGCAGAACTGCTTCGCGGGTCTCGCACTCGGCTCGACCTACGCGCTGGTGGCGCTCGGCTTCGTGGTGATCTACAAATCCACCGGCGTGATCAACTTCGCCCAGGGCGGGCTGCTCGCGCTCGGCGCCTACCTCGGCTACACCTTCGCCGAGGACCTCGCCATGGCCTTCGCCCTCGCGGTGCTGCTGTGCTGCGCCTCCGCGGCTCTGGTCGGCGCCGGGTTCGAACGCCTGGTGCTGCGCCGGATGGTCGGCAGGCCGCCGTTCGCGGTCATCATGATCACCATCGGGCTGCTGTTCGTACTGGAACCGCTGATCACCGCGATCTGGGGCTTCCGGAACAAGCAGGTGCCCAACCCGTGGAACATCCGCACGGTCGAAGCGGGCGGCCTGGTCTTCGGGGTACGTGACCTGTGGACCATCGGCCTGACCGTCGCCGTGGTCCTCGCCTTCTTCCTGTTCTTCCGGTACAGCTCGCTCGGGCTGGCCATGCGCGCCACCGCCTTCGACCCGGAGGCCGCGCTGGCGCAGGGCATCAGCGCGCGCAGGGTGTACGCGGTGTCCTGGGCGATCGCCGCGGCACTCGCCGCGCTCGCCGGGATCACCATGGCGGCGGGTCCCGGCGGGTTGTCGCCCTCGATCGGGTTCATCGCGCTGGCCGCCTTCCCGGCGATGATCCTCGGCGGCCTCGACTCCCCGGCCGGCGCGGTGCTCGGCGGGTTGGTCATCGGGCTCGCCGAGGCGCTCACCAGGGGCTACCAGCAGCATCTCGCCGGCTGGGCGGGCGACAACGTCTCGGTGATCGTGCCCTACCTGCTGATGATCGTGATCCTGCTGATCAGGCCCTACGGGCTGCTGGGCACCAGAGAAGTGAGGCGGCTGTAG
- a CDS encoding branched-chain amino acid ABC transporter permease — MAKAHRNLIRGYAEQLRLFGTPPARFGLLAMILVFLLLPTVVQDDFWLSVLIYVGITAVGAIGLNLLTGYCGQISLGHAFFIGAGAYVTARVGGDLGLPLPVWLLAAAAVGAALGGLIGPFTLRLRGHYLAIVTLGLIFIGEHLWRNLTGLTGGNSGTSVTAGAAIGPVDFGALSIAGESYSRNQGYFWLVWGLVGVIALLAKNLVRTRPGRALQAIRDRDQAAEVIGVRAGRYKIGAFMLSSAIAAMAGALFGSYQQFVSPDEWNLLLSIQYIAIVIVGGLGTIFGSVLGAIFVGALPALIDRYSDAIPGVRTSVGGEGFISVFALNQAIFGLLIVLFLVLEPLGLAGIWLRVKNYFKAWPFSY; from the coding sequence ATGGCCAAGGCGCACCGGAACCTGATCCGCGGCTACGCCGAGCAGCTGCGGCTCTTCGGTACGCCGCCGGCCAGGTTCGGCCTGCTCGCGATGATCCTGGTGTTCCTGCTACTGCCCACGGTGGTGCAGGACGACTTCTGGCTTTCCGTGCTGATCTACGTCGGGATCACCGCGGTCGGCGCGATCGGGCTGAACCTGCTGACCGGATACTGTGGACAGATCTCGCTCGGGCACGCGTTCTTCATCGGCGCCGGCGCGTACGTGACCGCGCGGGTGGGCGGGGACCTCGGCCTGCCACTACCGGTGTGGCTGCTCGCCGCCGCCGCGGTGGGCGCCGCGCTCGGCGGGCTGATCGGACCGTTCACCCTGCGGCTGCGCGGGCACTACCTGGCGATCGTCACCCTCGGCCTGATCTTCATCGGCGAGCACCTCTGGCGCAACCTCACCGGACTCACCGGTGGTAACTCCGGGACCTCGGTCACCGCGGGGGCCGCGATCGGCCCGGTCGACTTCGGCGCGCTGAGCATCGCCGGGGAGAGCTATTCGCGTAACCAGGGCTACTTCTGGCTGGTGTGGGGCCTGGTCGGGGTCATCGCGCTGCTGGCGAAGAACCTGGTGCGCACCCGGCCTGGCCGGGCGCTACAGGCGATCCGCGACCGGGACCAGGCGGCCGAGGTGATCGGGGTGCGGGCCGGGCGGTACAAGATCGGCGCGTTCATGCTCTCCAGCGCGATCGCGGCCATGGCCGGCGCGCTGTTCGGTTCGTACCAGCAGTTCGTCAGCCCGGACGAGTGGAACCTGCTGCTGTCCATCCAGTACATCGCGATCGTGATCGTCGGCGGTCTCGGCACGATCTTCGGCTCGGTGCTCGGGGCGATCTTCGTGGGCGCGCTGCCCGCACTGATCGACCGCTACTCCGACGCCATCCCCGGCGTGCGGACCAGTGTCGGCGGCGAGGGGTTCATCAGCGTGTTCGCGCTCAACCAGGCCATTTTCGGCCTGCTGATCGTGCTGTTCCTCGTGCTGGAGCCACTCGGCCTCGCCGGCATCTGGCTGCGGGTCAAGAACTACTTCAAGGCCTGGCCGTTCTCGTACTGA
- a CDS encoding ABC transporter substrate-binding protein, translating into MRSTPFRLAAVLAVATLATACGGAGDDGDSGGGTAGEPASTAGFDGSTIRLGVLSPLSGPIAVIGQPLTSGNKVWFDHLNAQGGVAGKYKVELVQEDTQYKPDVTVQQYNKIKGDVVAFTQVLGTAPTLAVLPQLRADRILGAPASLDALWVREDNLLPVGAPYQIQSINAMDHYLGEGGGSPGSTICTMVQDDVYGEAGQQGIDFAAEKYGFTVANTQRFKVNTENYAGQIGALAGAGCEMVFLTATPTDAGKIWGTAAQARFTPKWYAQSPSYVGALAQSPVAPYMRQYVTIVAEGTEWGDESVPGMKDMVSRVAEYAPQQQPDFYFAFGYNQARAMTAVLEQAVEAGDLSRDGVLAASRELGTVSFEGLTGDYRYGPAQDRNPPRTTTLFAVDPAKPFGLATLKYDFTSEAARSFEFRKADI; encoded by the coding sequence ATGCGCAGCACACCATTTCGGCTGGCGGCGGTGCTCGCGGTGGCGACGCTCGCCACCGCCTGCGGTGGCGCGGGCGACGACGGTGACTCCGGCGGTGGCACCGCGGGCGAGCCCGCGAGCACGGCCGGGTTCGACGGGAGCACGATCAGGCTCGGCGTGCTCAGCCCGCTGTCCGGGCCGATCGCGGTGATCGGGCAACCACTGACCTCCGGCAACAAGGTGTGGTTCGACCACCTCAACGCCCAGGGCGGGGTCGCCGGCAAGTACAAGGTCGAGCTCGTGCAGGAGGACACCCAGTACAAGCCGGATGTCACCGTGCAGCAGTACAACAAGATCAAGGGTGACGTGGTGGCGTTCACCCAGGTCCTCGGCACCGCACCGACCCTGGCGGTGCTGCCGCAACTGCGGGCGGACAGGATCCTGGGCGCTCCCGCCTCGCTGGACGCCCTCTGGGTGCGGGAGGACAACCTGCTTCCGGTCGGGGCGCCGTACCAGATCCAGTCGATCAACGCGATGGATCACTACCTCGGCGAGGGCGGCGGCTCGCCCGGCTCGACGATCTGCACGATGGTGCAGGACGACGTCTACGGCGAGGCCGGCCAGCAGGGCATCGACTTCGCGGCGGAGAAGTACGGCTTCACCGTGGCGAACACCCAGCGGTTCAAGGTGAACACCGAGAACTACGCGGGGCAGATCGGCGCGCTGGCCGGTGCGGGCTGCGAGATGGTGTTCCTCACCGCGACGCCGACGGACGCGGGCAAGATCTGGGGTACCGCGGCACAGGCCAGGTTCACCCCGAAGTGGTACGCGCAGTCACCGAGCTACGTGGGTGCGCTCGCCCAGTCGCCGGTGGCGCCGTACATGCGGCAGTACGTGACCATCGTGGCCGAGGGCACCGAGTGGGGTGACGAGTCGGTCCCCGGGATGAAGGACATGGTGTCCCGGGTGGCCGAGTACGCGCCGCAGCAGCAGCCGGACTTCTACTTCGCCTTCGGCTACAACCAGGCCCGCGCCATGACCGCGGTGCTGGAGCAGGCGGTGGAGGCCGGTGACCTCTCCCGGGACGGCGTACTCGCCGCGTCCAGGGAGCTGGGCACGGTGTCCTTCGAGGGGTTGACCGGCGACTACCGGTACGGTCCCGCGCAGGACCGGAACCCGCCGCGCACGACCACACTGTTCGCGGTCGACCCGGCCAAGCCGTTCGGTCTCGCCACCCTGAAGTACGACTTCACCTCCGAAGCCGCCCGGTCCTTCGAGTTCCGGAAGGCCGACATCTGA